Within the Luteimonas sp. JM171 genome, the region GACACGGTGATCTCCGCGCGCTATTTCCAGATCGCGCTGCAGGAGGTGAAACCGTCCTTCCACGTGGGCCGGATCGACTCGCAGCGCATCGACGAGAACTGCGCGTTCTACCTCGGCGTGGCCGCGGACATGCCCGCGCAGGAGCTGATCCAGACGGTCCCGGTGCGCTTCAAGGTGGGCGCGCCGGACGACGTGGAGAAGTGCGTGCTCTCGGCCCTGCCCGGCGTCAAGCTGGTGCATGCGGCCCAGGTGCCGGCGGCGATCCCGGTCCGGCCCGGCAGCCACTATTTCTCGGTGGAGCCGCGAGGCCCGCTGTACGAGCGCATGCTCAAGGCCCAGTCGATGATGATCTACGTCCCGGGCGGCGTGCGCGAACTCAAGCTTGAACTGATCGCGGTGGCGCCATGAATACCAGCATGCCTCCAGTCCCGGGCTCCATGCCCTCGCTGACGCCGCAGATGGCGGCCGCGCCGGCCGCCGGCACGCCGGCCCCACGCAGCCTGGCGGACCTGATGTCCGACGGGTTCTACCTGCTGCTGCTGGTCAAGCGCGGCCAGCTGCCTTCAAGCGCGGAAGCCTTCGTCCAGGCGGTGCAGCGGTTCCTCGATGGCGTGGAGCGCGGCGCGGTCAAGATGGGCATCGCGTCGGAAGACGTGTATGCGGCCAAATACGCCTTCTGCGCCGCAATGGACGAGGCGATCCTCAGCCAGCCGTCGCCGCTGCGCGACGACTGGGAACTCCAGCCCCTGCAGCTGCGCCTGTTCGGCGACCACCTGGCCGGCGAGCACTTCTTCGACAGGCTGGAGGAACTGCGTGCACAGGGTGCGCCCCGCCTGCCTTCGCTGGAGGTGTACCACTACTGCCTGCTGCTGGGATTCGAGGGCAAGTACCGCCTGGAAGGCCCGGAGAAGCTGGGCTACCTCACCGCCCGTCTGGGTGACGAGATCGTCTATCTCAAGGGCAAGCGCACCGGTTTCGCACCGCACTGGGCGCCGCCGGACACGGTCCGGCATACGCTGCGGCGGGTGGTGCCGCTGTGGCTGCCGGCGGTGCTGGTGGCGGGCTTCGGGCTGGTCGGGTACTTCGGCCTCAACGCATGGTTCGGCAGCCAGACCGATCGCCAGCTGGCCGCGTTCCAGGACGTGGTGCAGATGCCCGAGCGCACGGCCCACGTCACCATCACGCTGCCCTAGCGGCAAACCATCGGCACGCTCGGCCGGGTCGGGACCCGCTTAGACTCGCGCCTTTCCCCTGCCCGGAGTGTCCGCGCCCATGTCCAAGCCAGGTCTTCCTGCCGTCCGCCCGCTTCGCCTGATCCTCCCGGTCGCCGTGGCCGCTGCCCTGCTGGGCGGCTGCAGCCCGACGCCGGCGGCCGGTGGAGCGGCGACCCACGCGGCGGATGCGGCCACCCGCGCGCCTGCCAGCGATATCAACGCGTTCTTCGAGTCCTTCAGCGACGAGTGGATGCTGCGCCGTCCCTCCTCGGCCACTGCCAGCCGCTATTTCGACGATGAACGCCAGGCCGCGATGGATCGCCAGCTCACGCCGATGACCGAGGCATTCCAGCGCGAAACGGTGGAGATGGCCCGTCGCGGACTGGAAGATCTGGCCCGCTTCGACCTGGCTGCAATGGACGACACCCAGCGCGTGTCGGCCGAACTGATGGCCTGGCAGCTGCAGGTGATCGTCGACGGCGAGCGATTCAGCCACCTGCAGTTCCCCCTCAACCAGTTCGGCGGCGCCAACGTCGGCCTGCCCAACCTCATGACGGTGGTCCATCCGGTCAACAGCGCCCAGGACGCGGACAACTACATCGCGCGCCTGGGTCAGTTCAAGGCCCGCATGGGCGAAGCGAGCCAGCGCGCAAACGAACTTGGCGAGCAGGGCGTACTGCCCCCGCGCTTCATCCTGGAAGCCACCATTTCGCAGATGCGCCAGTTCATTGCGCCCGGGCCGGCCGACAACCCGCTGGTGACCACGTTCGCGGCGCGCCTGGCGAGTGTTGAAGAGCTTGATGAAGACCGTCGCGCGGACTTCGTTGGGCAGGCCACCACCCTCGTTGCCGAAGAAGTCTATCCGGCCTGGCGCGAGGCCATCTCGGTGCTGGAGTCCCAGCTGCCCCAGGCCACGGACGACGCCGGTCTGTGGCGTTTCGAGGATGGCGCCGAGGCCTACGCCTACCACCTCGCCCGCTACACCTCCACGGACCTGGATGCCGATCAGATCCACGAACTCGGGTTGTCGGAGGTGGCGCGCATCGAGGGCGAGATGGATGCCATCCTGCGTTCCCTCGGCCGCACCGAAGGCACCGTCAACGAGCGCGTGGCCCAGCTGCGCCAGGACCTCGCCTACCCGGTCAACGACGAAGGCCGGGCACGGATCATGGCCGACATCGAAACCCACATGCGCGATGCCGAGCGCCGCGCGGACGATCTGTTCGACATCCGCCCGAAGACGCCGGTGATCGCCCAGCCCTACCCCGAGTTCCGCTGGGAAAGCGCGGCCGCCAGCTACACCGCCCCGCCGCTCGATGGCTCCCGGCCCGGGGTCTACCAGATGCCCCTGCGCGCCAACCGCCTCACCAATTTCGGCCTGCGCACGCTGGTCTACCACGAGGCGGTGCCGGGCCATCATTTCCAGGTGGCGCTGTCGGTGGAGAACACCGCGCTGCCCAAGTTCCGGCAGACCCGCGCCCTGGGCGGCATCTCCGCCTTCAGCGAAGGCTGGGCGCTGTATGCCGAGCGCCTGGCCGCCGAGGAAGGCTGGTACGAGGGCGACCCGGAAGGCCTGCTGGGCCAGCTTGACGCCGAGCTGTTCCGCGCCCGCCGCCTGGTGGTCGATACCGGCCTGCATGCCAAGGGCTGGACCCGCCAGCAGGCGATCGACTACGGCATCGCGCCGTCGGAAGTGGACCGCTACGTGGTGATGCCCGGCCAGGCCACTTCATACAAGGTCGGCCAGCTGGAGATGATCCGCCTGCGCGACAAGGCCCGCGACGCGCTGGGTGATGCGTTCGACCCGCGGGAGTTCCATAATCGCGTGCTGCTGACCGGTACGGTGCCACTGAGCCTGCTGGAGCGGGAGATCGACGCGTATATCGAAGAAGCATCGCGCGGCTGACGGCCGCATCGCCACCCCAACAAGAAAGGACACTGCATGCACAGGATCGCTATCGCCACCGCCCTCGCCGCCTGCCTGGCCTGGTCACCCGCTGCCCAGGCGCAGGAAACCCGGGAAGTCCAGTCGCGCGACGGCTCCTTCACCGGCGAGGTCGTTGGCACTCCGGTGGAGGGCAGCCCCTTCGCCCAGCTTGAAATCGGCATGGACCAGTCGGAAGTGCAGGAACTGATGGACGCCGCACCGGACCGCTCCCACGGCTACGAGAGCGGCAAGCGCTGGATCCCGTTCTACTTCGGCAACGACGCCCGCCGCGTGCAGGCGCTCTACCGCGGCCACGGCTGCCTGATCTTCACCGGCGGCAATGTCTGGGGGGGTGCCGGCGGCGAACTGATCCAGATCGAGCACGACGCCTCCGGCGAGTGCTACCAGCCGTAATCGGCGATCACCATCGGCAATGAAGAAGGGCGGCCAGTGGCCGCCCTTCTTTTTCTTCCATTGGCGCGTGGATCACCAGATCCGGACGCGGTCCTCCGGCGCGATCCACAGCGGATCGGCCTCGGTGACTCCGAACGCTTCGTACCAGGCGTCGATGTTGCGCAGCGGCGCGAACGCACGGATATGGCCCGGCGAATGGGTGCCGTTGACCAGCTGCTGGCGCAGCGCGTCGTCACGCCACAGGATCCGCCACACCTGCGCCCAGCCCATGAAGAAGCGCTGCTCGCCGGTGAAGCCGTCGATCACCGGCGCCTCTTCCCCGTCGAGCGAGCGGCGGTAGGCCTCCAGCGCAATCGTCAGCCCGCCCAGGTCGCCGATGTTCTCGCCCATCGACGTGCGGCCGTTGATGTGCATGCCGGGCAGCTGGGGGAACTCATACGACTCATACTGGGCACCCAGCTTGGCCGCCTGTTCCTCGAAGCGGGCGGCGTCTTCCGCCGTCCACCAGTCGCGCAACAGGCCTTCGCCGTCCGACTTGCGGCCCTGGTCGTCGAAGCCGTGGATGATCTCGTGGCCGATCACGCCGCCGATGGCGCCGTAGTTCACCGCCGGATCCGCGTCCGGGTCGAAGAACGGCGGCTGCAGGATGGCGGCCGGGAACACGATCTCGTTCTTGACCGAGGAGTAGTAGGCGTTGACCGTCTGCGGGGTCATCGCCCACTCCCCCTTGTCCACCGGCTGGCCGATGCGCGCCCGGCGGTAATCCCACTCGAAGCGCGCCGAACGCGCGGCGTTGCCGAACGTGTCGCCGTTGACGATCTCCAGCCCGCTGTAGTCGCGCCACTCGTCGGGGTGGCCGATCTTCAGGCCGAAGTTCTCCAGCTTGGCGCGGGCCTCGGCCTTGGTCTCGGGGCCCATCCACTCCAGCTGGTCCAGGCGCGCGCCCATGGCCACCTTCACGTTGGCCACCAGCTCGTCCATCTTGGCCTTCGCATCGGGCGGGAAATACAGCTGCACGTAGTCACGGCCGATCGCTTCGCCCATCACCGACTCGGCGAAGGAGACACCACGCTTCCAGCGCTCGCGCGGCTCCGGCTGGCCGGAGAGGAACTTCTCGCGGAACTCGAAGTGGGCGTTGACGAAATCGCTCGACAGCAGCGGCGCGGCGCGGTCCACGGTGTGGAAGGCCTGCCAGGCCTTGAGCGTGTCCAGATCGGTGTCGGCGAAAATGGCCGCCATCTTCGGGATGGCGGTGTCCTGGCGCACCACCACCTGCGGGGCGTGGGTGACGCCCGCGGCGGCGAAGAAGCGCTGCCAGGGGAAGCCCGGCGCCTGGGCGTCGAACTCGCCCATTTCCAGCGGGTTGTAGGTCTTGTCGCGGTCGCGGCTCTCGGCGCGGGTCCAGTGGGCCTCGGCGATGCTGGTTTCCATCTCCATGATGGCCTGGGCATGCGCCTGCGGGTCATCCCAGCCGGCCAGCTCCAGCAGCTCGGCGATGTACTGGACGTAGCGCTCGCGCTGGGGTTCGAAGTTGTCGCGCAGGTACATCTCGCGGTCGCCCAGGCCCAGCCCGGACTGGCTCATGTAGAGCGTGTAGTAATCGGGATTGCGCTGGTCGTCGGACACGCCGACGCTGAAGAAGCTGCGGGTGAACCCGCCGTGCTGCGCGCCCATCAGGTGGGCGATGTCTTCCTTGCTGGAGGCGCCGCGGATGGCATCCAGGTAAGGCGCAAGCGGCTGCGCGCCCCGCGCTTCGATGGCTTCCTCGTCCATGAACCCCTGGTACAGCGCCGCGACCTTGGCGGCGTCGCCGTCCGTGGCCGGATCGCCCAGCTCGTAGCTTTCCACCAGCTGCCGCACCCGGGCCTCGGACAGGTCGCGCAGGGCCAGGAACGAGCCGTAGCTGGAGCGGTCGGACGGGATCTCGGTGTTTTCGGCCCAGGTGCCGCTCACGTAGGCGAAGAAGTCTTCGCCGGGGGACACGCCGGTGTCCATGCCATCGGTGTCGATGCCCCAGGTACCCATGCGCGGCGCCGCCACCACGTCGGTGCCGGCGGCCGGCGCGGCCGAGGCGTCATCGGCGAACAGGGCGATGCCATTGCAGGCGTCATCGATGCAGGCGCGCCCGTCATGGGCAGCCGCCGGCGCCGCGAACGACATCAGCGCCAGGCTGGTCGCCGCAAAAAGCAGGGTCTTCTTCAAGATCGGGTTCTCCGGAATGAATACGCAACAGTGCCGGCGCGCCGGGCGGAACGGCAACTGCCAAGAGTAACGCGTTCAGCCCGTGGCTGACCCGGAGATTTTCCCCAGTGGCGGGACGCTGGCCCCGACGGCCTGCAAACTGTGGACAAAAATGCTACAATTGCGGACTGGCTCGGCGAAGGACTGCCGCCAGCGCGACGCGCCGCCCGGCGGGTACTCCCGGGCGGCGGATCCACCCAGTGAGTCCATGGCGCCCACGCCCCTGCGGCGTCCGCCGCCGCACACCCCGTGCCCGGCGCCGATGAGTCTCATGCCTGCGTGCCACCGGCACGCCACAGACAGGAGATGCAATGTCCAGCACGAACACCCAGCCCCAGACCCGCCAGCCAGCCGCCAAGCGCCGCTCGCGCGCGAGCTCCCGCAAGAACAGCGCCGCCACCATGCTCACCAGCGAACGGATCGCCGCCGACCTGGCCGCCTTCCGCAAGGCCGGCGGCAAGATCGAGGTACTGGGCAACACCAAGGTGT harbors:
- a CDS encoding DotU family type IV/VI secretion system protein — protein: MNTSMPPVPGSMPSLTPQMAAAPAAGTPAPRSLADLMSDGFYLLLLVKRGQLPSSAEAFVQAVQRFLDGVERGAVKMGIASEDVYAAKYAFCAAMDEAILSQPSPLRDDWELQPLQLRLFGDHLAGEHFFDRLEELRAQGAPRLPSLEVYHYCLLLGFEGKYRLEGPEKLGYLTARLGDEIVYLKGKRTGFAPHWAPPDTVRHTLRRVVPLWLPAVLVAGFGLVGYFGLNAWFGSQTDRQLAAFQDVVQMPERTAHVTITLP
- a CDS encoding DUF885 domain-containing protein, with the translated sequence MSKPGLPAVRPLRLILPVAVAAALLGGCSPTPAAGGAATHAADAATRAPASDINAFFESFSDEWMLRRPSSATASRYFDDERQAAMDRQLTPMTEAFQRETVEMARRGLEDLARFDLAAMDDTQRVSAELMAWQLQVIVDGERFSHLQFPLNQFGGANVGLPNLMTVVHPVNSAQDADNYIARLGQFKARMGEASQRANELGEQGVLPPRFILEATISQMRQFIAPGPADNPLVTTFAARLASVEELDEDRRADFVGQATTLVAEEVYPAWREAISVLESQLPQATDDAGLWRFEDGAEAYAYHLARYTSTDLDADQIHELGLSEVARIEGEMDAILRSLGRTEGTVNERVAQLRQDLAYPVNDEGRARIMADIETHMRDAERRADDLFDIRPKTPVIAQPYPEFRWESAAASYTAPPLDGSRPGVYQMPLRANRLTNFGLRTLVYHEAVPGHHFQVALSVENTALPKFRQTRALGGISAFSEGWALYAERLAAEEGWYEGDPEGLLGQLDAELFRARRLVVDTGLHAKGWTRQQAIDYGIAPSEVDRYVVMPGQATSYKVGQLEMIRLRDKARDALGDAFDPREFHNRVLLTGTVPLSLLEREIDAYIEEASRG
- a CDS encoding M13-type metalloendopeptidase, which translates into the protein MKKTLLFAATSLALMSFAAPAAAHDGRACIDDACNGIALFADDASAAPAAGTDVVAAPRMGTWGIDTDGMDTGVSPGEDFFAYVSGTWAENTEIPSDRSSYGSFLALRDLSEARVRQLVESYELGDPATDGDAAKVAALYQGFMDEEAIEARGAQPLAPYLDAIRGASSKEDIAHLMGAQHGGFTRSFFSVGVSDDQRNPDYYTLYMSQSGLGLGDREMYLRDNFEPQRERYVQYIAELLELAGWDDPQAHAQAIMEMETSIAEAHWTRAESRDRDKTYNPLEMGEFDAQAPGFPWQRFFAAAGVTHAPQVVVRQDTAIPKMAAIFADTDLDTLKAWQAFHTVDRAAPLLSSDFVNAHFEFREKFLSGQPEPRERWKRGVSFAESVMGEAIGRDYVQLYFPPDAKAKMDELVANVKVAMGARLDQLEWMGPETKAEARAKLENFGLKIGHPDEWRDYSGLEIVNGDTFGNAARSARFEWDYRRARIGQPVDKGEWAMTPQTVNAYYSSVKNEIVFPAAILQPPFFDPDADPAVNYGAIGGVIGHEIIHGFDDQGRKSDGEGLLRDWWTAEDAARFEEQAAKLGAQYESYEFPQLPGMHINGRTSMGENIGDLGGLTIALEAYRRSLDGEEAPVIDGFTGEQRFFMGWAQVWRILWRDDALRQQLVNGTHSPGHIRAFAPLRNIDAWYEAFGVTEADPLWIAPEDRVRIW